One stretch of Nitrospirota bacterium DNA includes these proteins:
- the mreC gene encoding rod shape-determining protein MreC, producing MPKKRLLLFLFVILSLSVMTYQSNRQHFLPFKFLNGVFNKVHDAKHAVKEFISSPFRKMLLREQENARLKQEISLLMQKQQKCLEALSENQRLREILALREKEPKYVTGARVISRNTDQWSNTLVLDKGSADGVKKDMSVVTEKGLVGKIAGVSGSYSYLLLLSDINFSVSARLQESRAEGVVSGTGFRKCRLKYLPFEDEVKIGSAVITSGLDMLFPPGIPIGYVTKVNKKGVGFFQDIEVLPFADSNKIEVVAIIKKE from the coding sequence ATGCCTAAAAAGAGGCTTCTGCTTTTTCTGTTTGTCATCCTGTCTCTCAGCGTGATGACCTACCAGAGCAACAGGCAGCATTTCCTCCCTTTCAAATTCCTGAACGGAGTTTTCAACAAAGTCCATGATGCAAAACATGCGGTAAAGGAGTTTATTTCCTCTCCCTTCAGAAAAATGCTGCTGAGGGAACAGGAGAATGCTCGCCTGAAACAGGAAATCTCTCTGCTGATGCAGAAACAGCAGAAATGCCTGGAGGCCCTTTCTGAAAACCAGAGGCTCAGGGAGATTCTCGCGCTCCGGGAAAAAGAGCCGAAATACGTTACGGGCGCACGGGTCATCTCAAGGAATACCGACCAGTGGTCCAATACGCTCGTGCTCGACAAAGGGAGTGCGGACGGCGTGAAAAAAGACATGTCCGTCGTGACGGAAAAAGGCCTGGTGGGAAAGATCGCGGGAGTTTCCGGTTCCTATTCCTATCTCCTGCTCCTGAGCGACATCAACTTTTCCGTATCGGCAAGGCTCCAGGAAAGCCGGGCCGAAGGAGTCGTTTCAGGGACAGGGTTCAGAAAATGCCGGCTGAAATACCTCCCCTTTGAAGACGAGGTCAAGATAGGATCTGCAGTCATCACATCAGGACTCGACATGCTGTTTCCGCCGGGAATTCCGATCGGATATGTGACGAAGGTCAACAAAAAAGGGGTCGGGTTTTTTCAGGACATCGAGGTTCTCCCTTTTGCAGACAGCAACAAAATTGAGGTCGTTGCAATAATAAAAAAGGAATGA